In Lysinibacillus sp. 2017, the DNA window AAAAAATAGTTGTCCCCCATTACGAAGGCTGCCATAAATACGTTTTAATGTTTCTACAACATTTGCTTCTTCTTTTACGTAATTGATTGAATCAATCGGAATTATGGCAACATCTAAATTATCAAAACCGTCTAGCTCATCCATTGACATCGCATAGAGCGGAATCGATACACCAGCTGCACCCAGACGACTGCTTGCGATGGCTAGCATCTCTTCGGATAGATCAATACCCGAAACATCATAGCCTGCTTGATGCAACATAAACGCTAACGTCCCTGTCCCACAGCCAATGTCTAGAAGCTTTGGAAACCCAGTTGCAGGCGCATGCGATTGAACCCACTGAACATATTCATCATATGGAATATCAGTCATTAGCTCATCGTATACTTCCGCAAAACGGTGATAACTATTCGTCATCTTCTTCTAATTGTGGTGCGTCTAATTGCGGTGCATCTCCCCATAAACGCTCTAAGTTATAGTAAGCACGCTCGTCTTTGTGGAAAATGTGTGCAACAACATCGCCCATATCAACTAAAATCCAACGCGCTGTATCTAGACCTTCTAATTTACGAACTTCAAAGCCAGCTTCTTCAGCTTGAGCTTTAATTTCACGCGCAATCGCTTGCACTTGGCGCTCTGAGCTACCTTCTGCAATAACGAAATAATCTGCTAAAAGTGAAATACCTTGCATATTTAATACAATGATATCTTCGCCTCGCTTGTCATCGATTGCTTTGTACGTAAGATTTAATAAAGTTTCATTCATGTATGTTAATCCTCTCTCATTAGGCTATTGTAGCAGTCGATTGATACTGGGTAGATGGCTTGTTCAGAAGCGATTAAAAAGCTTAAAGTGTGCAATACGCAAGCGCGAAATGCCTCATCTAAATCTTTTTTCACTAAAGTTCTTAGCACCTCTACTCCTTCAAACTTTCTGTTCGGTTCAATCATGTCTGCTACATAGATTATTTTTTCAAATTTTGTCATGTTCGCGCGTCCCGTTGTATGATGACGAATCGCATTTAACATGTTTTCGTCCTCAACGCCAAATTCAGTTTGTGCAATCCATGCGCCAACTGGTCCGTGTAATATTTCTGCATCCCAATCAAGCAAACGCTTATCAAGCTTTTGTTCGATTACAATCCGTTTCATCCAATCTACATCTGCAAATTTCGCAACATCATGTAAAATCGCTGCGACTTCAGCCTTTTTAGGATCTTCTCCGTATGCTTTTGCTAATGTAATTGCTGTTTCCATCACGCCAATAGTATGAATATAGCGTTTCTCAGGCATACGACCTTTAATGGCCGCGAGTAATTTTTGTCGCTCCATAAAGACCTTCCTTTCGGATATAGCTTTCTACAGTAAGTGGCAATAAAAACTGCAATGGTCCTGTTTGCTGTAATCGTTTTCGAATAAAGGTTGAAGAAAGATTGATTTCTGGCGCCTCTACCATCTGCACATTGTATGAAGTTTTCGCTTTTGAACCAGGACGCTTCACACCAACAAAGTGAACGAGCTCCATTAGTTCATCAATACGATACCACGTATGAAGGGAATCAATCATGTCGCCACCGATGATAAAATAAAATTCCACATCTGGCTCATGTTCACGCATTGCCTTCATCGTGTCATAAGTATATGATACACCACCACGTTCCATTTCAAAGCGTTCCACTTTAAAATAAGAGATGCCTTCGATGGCAAGCTCTACCATCTGAAGACGCTGTTCATTCGTAGCTGATGCTGAAGTTTCCTTATGTGGAGCCGTTGCATTTGGCATAAAACGAACTTCCGCAAGATCGAGTGCTGCATAAACTTCATTTGCCATAATTAAATGTCCAATGTGCACGGGGTTAAATGTTCCGCCAAAAAGACCAACCTTCTTCATCACAATTCACCTTACTTCGTAGCAACTTTTGGTAATACGATTTTTTTGTTATTGCGAGATTCTTTATATAAAACAACTGTTAAGCCGATTAATTGTACAAGCTCAGCGCGAGTGCCTTCCGCTAGGCTTTGTGCTACTTCACGTTTGTCATCTTCACAGTTATCTAAAATACGAACTTTAATTAGTTCGCGAGCTTCTAATACATTGCGTAATTGAGCAATCATTGCATCATTTACGCCACCTTTACCAACTTGGAAGATTGGATCTAAGTGATGTGCTTCAGCACGTAAAAAACGTTTTTGTTTACCTGTTAACATAAAATTTAATTTCCTCCTAATTGCTTCGTTAAGCGAGCAATCATTACATTTGTATTTGGGTAGTCACCTAACCAATATTGGTAGGCAATGGCCCCTTGATGAACGAACATACCTAAGCCATTCACAATGGTAGCGCCTTTTTGCTCAGCCGCCTGCAAAAATGGCGTCATTAATGGATTATACACAATATCTGCTGCAATTGCGCCTGTTGGGAACTTTTCAAGCGAAAATGGCAATGCAAAGTTCCCTGTTGACATACCTGCAGGCGTTGTCTGAATAAAAATTTTGTAGCTCATTAAATTTTGCTCAGCCTGCTGCATTGAAATCCCGTTTCCAGTACCTAATTCAGCGATAATTTGCTGAGCCTTTTCAACAGTACGGTTGGCAATTGTTATATTGCGATAGCCTGCTAGTTGAAGAGCAAAGGCAATCCCACGTGCAGCACCACCCGCACCAATGATTAAAACATGCTCATCACGACAAGTTGTCCCAATGACGTTTTCCAAAGATTTTACAAAGCCTGGGCCGTCTGTATTATAGCCTTTAAGTTTGCCTTCTGCTGTGCGGACAACGGTATTCACCGCACCCATTTTAGCAGCAAGTTCATCTAATTCGTCCAAAAACGGAATAATCGTTTGTTTATGTGGAATTGTCACGTTCCAACCACTAGCACCTAGCAGCTTGAACGATTCAACTGCCTGTTGTAATTGCTCAGGCTTTACATGAATTGGGATATATGTTGCATCCACGTTGTCTTCTTCATACCATGCATTGTGCATTTCTGGAGATTTTGATTGTGCAATTGGATCTCCTATAACCGCAAACCACTTTTTCATCGAAATAGTTCCTTCTTTCATGTTATAGCCATTGATTATGCAACCTAATATCTAGTTAAAATTAAATCAATGATGGGCGGATGAATACTTCTACGCCTTTTGGT includes these proteins:
- a CDS encoding class I SAM-dependent methyltransferase yields the protein MTNSYHRFAEVYDELMTDIPYDEYVQWVQSHAPATGFPKLLDIGCGTGTLAFMLHQAGYDVSGIDLSEEMLAIASSRLGAAGVSIPLYAMSMDELDGFDNLDVAIIPIDSINYVKEEANVVETLKRIYGSLRNGGQLFFDVHSLFKMDEIFLDGPFTYDDGEITYVWHTEQGEFEHSVYHQMTFFVQTANGLFERFDEEHFQRTFVYTQFEKWLKEIGFSQVEITADWTTEAPSEENERIFIRAVK
- the rsfS gene encoding ribosome silencing factor, producing the protein MNETLLNLTYKAIDDKRGEDIIVLNMQGISLLADYFVIAEGSSERQVQAIAREIKAQAEEAGFEVRKLEGLDTARWILVDMGDVVAHIFHKDERAYYNLERLWGDAPQLDAPQLEEDDE
- the yqeK gene encoding bis(5'-nucleosyl)-tetraphosphatase (symmetrical) YqeK, whose product is MERQKLLAAIKGRMPEKRYIHTIGVMETAITLAKAYGEDPKKAEVAAILHDVAKFADVDWMKRIVIEQKLDKRLLDWDAEILHGPVGAWIAQTEFGVEDENMLNAIRHHTTGRANMTKFEKIIYVADMIEPNRKFEGVEVLRTLVKKDLDEAFRACVLHTLSFLIASEQAIYPVSIDCYNSLMRED
- a CDS encoding nicotinate-nucleotide adenylyltransferase, producing the protein MKKVGLFGGTFNPVHIGHLIMANEVYAALDLAEVRFMPNATAPHKETSASATNEQRLQMVELAIEGISYFKVERFEMERGGVSYTYDTMKAMREHEPDVEFYFIIGGDMIDSLHTWYRIDELMELVHFVGVKRPGSKAKTSYNVQMVEAPEINLSSTFIRKRLQQTGPLQFLLPLTVESYIRKEGLYGATKITRGH
- the yhbY gene encoding ribosome assembly RNA-binding protein YhbY, giving the protein MLTGKQKRFLRAEAHHLDPIFQVGKGGVNDAMIAQLRNVLEARELIKVRILDNCEDDKREVAQSLAEGTRAELVQLIGLTVVLYKESRNNKKIVLPKVATK
- the aroE gene encoding shikimate dehydrogenase — encoded protein: MKKWFAVIGDPIAQSKSPEMHNAWYEEDNVDATYIPIHVKPEQLQQAVESFKLLGASGWNVTIPHKQTIIPFLDELDELAAKMGAVNTVVRTAEGKLKGYNTDGPGFVKSLENVIGTTCRDEHVLIIGAGGAARGIAFALQLAGYRNITIANRTVEKAQQIIAELGTGNGISMQQAEQNLMSYKIFIQTTPAGMSTGNFALPFSLEKFPTGAIAADIVYNPLMTPFLQAAEQKGATIVNGLGMFVHQGAIAYQYWLGDYPNTNVMIARLTKQLGGN